One Camelina sativa cultivar DH55 chromosome 3, Cs, whole genome shotgun sequence genomic window carries:
- the LOC109124410 gene encoding uncharacterized protein At1g04910-like isoform X1 → MIYASGLLMCVGPFSGLVGWVYVPGSVYRSPEIYRKLKDDILSDNSTALEQLSSVWKYKRRPKMPKPCPNSTVSSRLGLTSESSHLIPTGYLIVEANGGLNQQRSAICNAVAVAGLLNAVLVIPQFEFHAIWKDSSTFGDIYDEDHFISSLEGYVKIVRDVPDEIMTRFNYNMSSIPTIRVQAWATVNYYNGEVYPLLKEHGVIRISPFANRLAMSVPPYIQLLRCIANYNALKFSSPISTLAEKLVDRMVEKSSETGGKYVSVHLRFEEDMVAFSCCLYEGGRAEKSEMDVIRQKSWKGKFKRRDRVIRPDLNRVNGKCPLTPLEVGMMLRGMGFDNNTSIYLASGRIYQPEKHLAPLQEMFSRLYTKESLATPEELAPFEGYSSRMAALDYTVSLLSEVFVTTQGGNFPHFLMGHRRFLFGGHAKTVIPDKPKLVLLLQNMDVRWEVFKKEMKLMLGESDRKGVMVPRVRKINRKTSIYTYPLPECECIFHLSSNFSATGNIQNLGALHPTSNLMSTARL, encoded by the exons ATGATTTACGCTTCTGGGCTTCTCATGTGTGTCGGTCCTTTCTCGGGTCTTGTCGGGTGGGTTTATGTTCCCGGGTCTGTTTATCGGAGCCCCGAGATTTACCGGAAACTTAAAGATGACATTCTCTCTGACAATTCAACCGCCCTTGAG CAGTTGTCTTCTGTGTGGAAATACAAAAGGAGACCAAAAATGCCAAAACCTTGTCCTAATTCAACAGTTTCATCACGTCTTGGTCTTACCAGTG AATCTTCTCATCTTATTCCTACTGGTTACTTGATCGTTGAGGCAAATGGTGGTCTTAATCAGCAGCGTTCAGcg ATTTGCAATGCTGTGGCTGTTGCTGGACTCCTCAACGCAGTTTTAGTCATACCCCAGTTTGAATTTCATGCTATTTGGAAGGATTCTAG CACATTTGGGGATATTTATGACGAAGATCATTTCATATCTAGCCTCGAAGGTTATGTGAAAATTGTGAGAGATGTTCCTGATGAGATAATGACTCGTTTTAATTACAACATGTCAAGTATCCCTACTATTCGGGTTCAAGCTTGGGCTACCGTAAACTACTATAATGGGGAAGTCTATCCGCTCTTAAAGGAACATGG gGTTATACGGATTTCTCCTTTCGCAAATAGATTGGCGATGAGTGTTCCACCATATATCCAACTTTTGAGGTGCATAGCTAATTACAATGCATTGAAGTTTTCTTCACCCATATCAACACTAGCTGAAAAGTTAGTCGATCGGATGGTCGAGAAAAGCTCAGAGACCGGAGGAAAGTATGTCTCAGTTCACCTTCGGTTTGAGgag GACATGGTGGCATTCTCATGTTGTCTCTACGAAGGTGGAAGAGCTGAGAAATCTGAAATGGATGTGATCAGACAGAAAAGTTGGAAAGGAAAGTTCAAACGAAGAGACCGTGTCATTAGGCCCGACCTTAACCGAGTTAATGGAAAATGTCCCCTTACCCCGTTAGAG GTCGGTATGATGCTCCGTGGTATGGGATTTGATAACAACACTTCAATATATTTGGCCTCGGGACGAATCTATCAGCCTGAGAAACATTTGGCTCCTCTCCAGGAAATGTTTTCCCGTCTCTACACAAAAGAGTCTCTTGCAACTCCAGAGGAGCTTGCCCCATTTgag GGATATTCTTCCAGAATGGCTGCTTTGGACTACACAGTGAGCTTGTTAAGTGAAGTGTTTGTGACAACTCAAGGTGGAAACTTTCCCCATTTTTTGATGGGCCATCGGAGATTCCTCTTCGGTGGACATGCTAAAACTGTCATACCGGACAAACCTAAACTCGTTCTCCTTCTTCAGAACATGGACGTGAG GTGGGAAGTTTTCAAAAAAGAGATGAAATTGATGCTAGGGGAAAGTGATAGAAAGGGAGTGATGGTACCTAGGGTCAGGAAGATCAACCGGAAAACTTCCATTTACACATACCCTTTACCCGAATGCGAATGCATCTTTCATTTGTCTTCCAATTTCTCAGCTACCGGAAACATTCAGAATCTTGGAGCACTTCATCCAACTTCCAACCTCATGAGTACTGCAAGACTATAG
- the LOC109124410 gene encoding uncharacterized protein At1g04910-like isoform X2, giving the protein MIYASGLLMCVGPFSGLVGWVYVPGSVYRSPEIYRKLKDDILSDNSTALELSSVWKYKRRPKMPKPCPNSTVSSRLGLTSESSHLIPTGYLIVEANGGLNQQRSAICNAVAVAGLLNAVLVIPQFEFHAIWKDSSTFGDIYDEDHFISSLEGYVKIVRDVPDEIMTRFNYNMSSIPTIRVQAWATVNYYNGEVYPLLKEHGVIRISPFANRLAMSVPPYIQLLRCIANYNALKFSSPISTLAEKLVDRMVEKSSETGGKYVSVHLRFEEDMVAFSCCLYEGGRAEKSEMDVIRQKSWKGKFKRRDRVIRPDLNRVNGKCPLTPLEVGMMLRGMGFDNNTSIYLASGRIYQPEKHLAPLQEMFSRLYTKESLATPEELAPFEGYSSRMAALDYTVSLLSEVFVTTQGGNFPHFLMGHRRFLFGGHAKTVIPDKPKLVLLLQNMDVRWEVFKKEMKLMLGESDRKGVMVPRVRKINRKTSIYTYPLPECECIFHLSSNFSATGNIQNLGALHPTSNLMSTARL; this is encoded by the exons ATGATTTACGCTTCTGGGCTTCTCATGTGTGTCGGTCCTTTCTCGGGTCTTGTCGGGTGGGTTTATGTTCCCGGGTCTGTTTATCGGAGCCCCGAGATTTACCGGAAACTTAAAGATGACATTCTCTCTGACAATTCAACCGCCCTTGAG TTGTCTTCTGTGTGGAAATACAAAAGGAGACCAAAAATGCCAAAACCTTGTCCTAATTCAACAGTTTCATCACGTCTTGGTCTTACCAGTG AATCTTCTCATCTTATTCCTACTGGTTACTTGATCGTTGAGGCAAATGGTGGTCTTAATCAGCAGCGTTCAGcg ATTTGCAATGCTGTGGCTGTTGCTGGACTCCTCAACGCAGTTTTAGTCATACCCCAGTTTGAATTTCATGCTATTTGGAAGGATTCTAG CACATTTGGGGATATTTATGACGAAGATCATTTCATATCTAGCCTCGAAGGTTATGTGAAAATTGTGAGAGATGTTCCTGATGAGATAATGACTCGTTTTAATTACAACATGTCAAGTATCCCTACTATTCGGGTTCAAGCTTGGGCTACCGTAAACTACTATAATGGGGAAGTCTATCCGCTCTTAAAGGAACATGG gGTTATACGGATTTCTCCTTTCGCAAATAGATTGGCGATGAGTGTTCCACCATATATCCAACTTTTGAGGTGCATAGCTAATTACAATGCATTGAAGTTTTCTTCACCCATATCAACACTAGCTGAAAAGTTAGTCGATCGGATGGTCGAGAAAAGCTCAGAGACCGGAGGAAAGTATGTCTCAGTTCACCTTCGGTTTGAGgag GACATGGTGGCATTCTCATGTTGTCTCTACGAAGGTGGAAGAGCTGAGAAATCTGAAATGGATGTGATCAGACAGAAAAGTTGGAAAGGAAAGTTCAAACGAAGAGACCGTGTCATTAGGCCCGACCTTAACCGAGTTAATGGAAAATGTCCCCTTACCCCGTTAGAG GTCGGTATGATGCTCCGTGGTATGGGATTTGATAACAACACTTCAATATATTTGGCCTCGGGACGAATCTATCAGCCTGAGAAACATTTGGCTCCTCTCCAGGAAATGTTTTCCCGTCTCTACACAAAAGAGTCTCTTGCAACTCCAGAGGAGCTTGCCCCATTTgag GGATATTCTTCCAGAATGGCTGCTTTGGACTACACAGTGAGCTTGTTAAGTGAAGTGTTTGTGACAACTCAAGGTGGAAACTTTCCCCATTTTTTGATGGGCCATCGGAGATTCCTCTTCGGTGGACATGCTAAAACTGTCATACCGGACAAACCTAAACTCGTTCTCCTTCTTCAGAACATGGACGTGAG GTGGGAAGTTTTCAAAAAAGAGATGAAATTGATGCTAGGGGAAAGTGATAGAAAGGGAGTGATGGTACCTAGGGTCAGGAAGATCAACCGGAAAACTTCCATTTACACATACCCTTTACCCGAATGCGAATGCATCTTTCATTTGTCTTCCAATTTCTCAGCTACCGGAAACATTCAGAATCTTGGAGCACTTCATCCAACTTCCAACCTCATGAGTACTGCAAGACTATAG